The Neisseria yangbaofengii genome contains a region encoding:
- the murG gene encoding undecaprenyldiphospho-muramoylpentapeptide beta-N-acetylglucosaminyltransferase has product MGGKTFMLMAGGTGGHIFPALAVADSLRARGHHVIWLGSEGAMETRIVPQYDILLETLAIKGVRGNGLKRKLMLPFTLFKTVRAAQRIIKKHRVACVIGFGGFVTFPGGVAAKLCGVPIVIHEQNAVAGLSNRQLSRWAKRVLYAFPKAFEHENGLVGNPVRADIANLPTPAERFAGRTGRLKVLVMGGSLGADILNRTLPEALALLPENERPQMYHQSGRNKLGSLQADYDALGVGAECVEFITDMVSAYREADLVICRAGALTIAELTAAGVGALLVPYPHAVDDHQTANARFMVRAQAGLLLPQPQLTPEKLAEVLSGLTRGQCLQWAEQARTLALPHSADDVAQAAIDVAG; this is encoded by the coding sequence ATGGGCGGTAAGACATTTATGTTGATGGCCGGAGGTACCGGCGGTCATATTTTCCCGGCATTGGCGGTGGCTGATTCATTGCGCGCGCGCGGCCATCATGTGATTTGGCTGGGCAGCGAAGGCGCGATGGAAACGCGTATCGTGCCGCAATACGATATTTTGTTGGAAACTTTGGCTATTAAAGGTGTGCGCGGCAATGGTTTGAAGCGCAAGCTGATGCTGCCGTTTACGCTGTTTAAAACCGTCCGTGCGGCGCAGCGTATCATTAAAAAACACCGCGTCGCTTGTGTGATTGGTTTTGGCGGTTTTGTGACCTTTCCGGGTGGCGTTGCAGCCAAATTATGCGGCGTGCCGATTGTGATTCACGAGCAAAATGCGGTGGCCGGTTTGTCCAACCGCCAATTGTCACGCTGGGCGAAACGCGTGCTGTATGCCTTCCCGAAAGCCTTTGAACACGAAAACGGTTTGGTCGGCAACCCTGTGCGCGCGGATATTGCCAATTTGCCAACACCTGCCGAACGTTTTGCCGGCAGAACAGGCCGTCTGAAAGTATTGGTGATGGGCGGCAGCTTGGGCGCGGACATTCTGAACCGAACCCTGCCTGAAGCGTTGGCTTTGCTGCCTGAAAATGAACGGCCGCAAATGTATCATCAATCCGGCCGCAACAAATTGGGCAGCCTGCAGGCAGATTACGATGCCTTGGGCGTAGGAGCTGAATGTGTGGAATTTATTACCGACATGGTATCGGCGTATCGTGAGGCCGATTTAGTGATTTGCCGCGCCGGCGCGCTGACGATTGCTGAATTGACTGCTGCCGGTGTCGGCGCTTTGTTGGTACCGTATCCGCATGCGGTGGACGACCACCAAACTGCCAACGCCCGCTTTATGGTGCGCGCGCAAGCCGGTTTGCTGTTGCCGCAGCCGCAATTGACGCCGGAAAAATTGGCCGAAGTGTTGAGCGGTTTAACGCGCGGACAATGTTTGCAATGGGCGGAACAAGCCCGCACTTTGGCCTTGCCGCACAGTGCCGATGATGTGGCGCAAGCCGCGATTGATGTGGCGGGTTGA
- the murC gene encoding UDP-N-acetylmuramate--L-alanine ligase — protein sequence MMKNRVTNIHFVGIGGVGMCGIAEVLHNLGFKVSGSDQSKSATTEHLSALGIRVYPGHAAEHINGADVVVTSTAVKADNPEVVAANEQHIPVIPRALMLAELMRFRDGIAIAGTHGKTTTTSLTASILAAAGLDPTFVIGGKLTAAGSNARLGQGEYIVAEADESDASFLHLTPIMSVVTNIDEDHMDTYGHSVEKLHQAFIDFIHRMPFYGKAFLCIDSEYVRAIVPKVSKPFATYGLDDTADIYATDIENVGAQMKFTVHVNMKGHEQAPFEVVLNMPGRHNVLNALAAIGVALEVGASVEAIQQGLLGFAGVGRRFQKYGEMALPKGGKAWLVDDYGHHPVEMAATVAAARGAYPDKRLVLAFQPHRYTRTRDLFEDFTKVLNTVDSLVLTEVYAAGEEPIAAADSRALARAIRVLGKLEPIYCENVAELPEMLLNVLQDGDVVLTMGAGSINKVPQAMLDATKQ from the coding sequence ATGATGAAAAATCGAGTAACCAATATTCACTTTGTCGGCATTGGCGGCGTCGGAATGTGCGGCATTGCCGAAGTTTTGCACAATTTGGGTTTCAAGGTTTCCGGTTCCGATCAGTCGAAAAGCGCCACTACCGAGCATTTGTCGGCCTTGGGTATCCGAGTTTATCCCGGCCATGCCGCCGAACACATTAACGGTGCCGATGTGGTGGTGACGTCCACTGCCGTCAAAGCCGATAACCCTGAAGTAGTGGCGGCCAATGAGCAACATATTCCTGTGATTCCGCGCGCGCTGATGCTGGCGGAATTAATGCGTTTCCGCGACGGTATCGCCATTGCCGGTACCCACGGCAAAACCACTACCACCAGCCTGACCGCTTCGATTTTAGCAGCGGCCGGTTTGGATCCGACTTTCGTTATCGGTGGCAAACTCACCGCTGCCGGTTCGAATGCGCGTTTGGGGCAGGGCGAATACATCGTGGCGGAAGCCGATGAATCGGACGCATCTTTCCTGCATTTGACCCCGATTATGTCGGTCGTCACCAATATCGACGAAGACCACATGGATACTTATGGCCACAGCGTGGAAAAGCTGCATCAGGCTTTTATCGATTTTATCCACCGCATGCCGTTTTACGGTAAAGCGTTTTTATGTATCGACAGCGAATACGTGCGCGCAATTGTGCCGAAAGTGAGCAAACCGTTTGCCACTTACGGCTTGGATGATACCGCTGATATTTACGCTACCGATATTGAAAATGTTGGTGCGCAAATGAAATTTACCGTGCATGTCAACATGAAAGGCCATGAACAAGCGCCGTTTGAAGTGGTATTGAACATGCCGGGCCGTCATAATGTATTGAATGCTTTGGCCGCTATCGGCGTGGCATTGGAAGTAGGTGCTTCGGTTGAAGCAATCCAACAAGGTTTGCTCGGCTTTGCCGGCGTCGGCCGCCGCTTCCAGAAATATGGCGAAATGGCTTTGCCAAAAGGTGGCAAAGCTTGGTTGGTTGACGACTACGGCCACCATCCGGTGGAAATGGCAGCAACTGTGGCCGCCGCGCGTGGAGCATATCCTGATAAGCGTTTGGTGTTGGCATTCCAACCACACCGTTACACGCGCACCCGCGATTTGTTTGAAGATTTTACCAAGGTATTGAATACTGTCGATTCGCTGGTGTTGACCGAAGTATATGCCGCCGGTGAGGAACCGATTGCCGCTGCCGATTCGCGGGCCTTGGCGCGCGCCATTCGCGTATTGGGTAAATTAGAGCCGATTTACTGCGAAAACGTAGCAGAATTGCCAGAAATGTTGCTGAATGTGTTGCAAGATGGCGATGTGGTACTGACCATGGGCGCGGGGAGCATCAATAAAGTGCCGCAAGCCATGTTGGATGCGACCAAACAATAA
- a CDS encoding D-alanine--D-alanine ligase: MQNFGKVAVLMGGFSTERDVSLDSGTAILAALKSKGIDAHAFDPKETPLGELKTQGFQTAFNILHGTYGEDGAIQGALELMDIPYTGSGVAASAIGMDKYRCKLIWQALGLPVPEFAVLRDDSDFDAVEKNLGLPMFVKPAAEGSSVGVVKVKEAGRLKDVYEELKHLQGEIIAERFIGGGEYSCPVLDNRGLPSIRIIPQTEFYDWEAKYRRDDTVYQCPSDLSESDEALMRELAVRGAQAVGAEGCVRVDFLKDTDGKLYLLEINTLPGMTSHSLVPKSAAQTGLDFADLCLEILKTAHVG, encoded by the coding sequence ATGCAGAATTTTGGCAAAGTGGCCGTGTTGATGGGCGGTTTTTCAACCGAACGCGACGTTTCCTTAGACAGCGGTACCGCGATTTTGGCAGCTCTGAAAAGCAAAGGCATTGATGCGCATGCGTTCGATCCGAAGGAAACCCCTTTGGGCGAACTGAAAACCCAAGGTTTTCAGACGGCCTTCAATATCTTACACGGTACTTACGGCGAAGACGGCGCGATTCAAGGCGCGTTGGAACTGATGGACATACCTTACACCGGCAGCGGTGTGGCTGCTTCGGCCATTGGTATGGATAAATACCGCTGTAAGCTGATTTGGCAGGCTTTGGGCTTGCCTGTGCCGGAATTTGCCGTATTGCGTGACGACAGTGATTTCGATGCCGTCGAAAAAAACTTGGGTTTGCCGATGTTTGTCAAACCGGCAGCAGAGGGCAGTAGTGTCGGCGTAGTAAAAGTGAAAGAAGCAGGCCGTCTGAAAGATGTTTACGAAGAATTGAAACACTTGCAGGGTGAGATTATTGCTGAACGCTTTATCGGTGGCGGCGAGTATTCCTGTCCGGTGTTGGACAACCGCGGTTTGCCGAGTATTCGCATCATCCCGCAAACCGAGTTTTACGACTGGGAAGCAAAATACCGGCGTGACGATACCGTTTACCAATGCCCGTCTGATTTGAGCGAAAGCGATGAGGCTCTGATGCGCGAGCTGGCAGTACGCGGTGCGCAGGCGGTTGGCGCGGAAGGTTGTGTGCGCGTTGACTTTTTGAAAGATACTGATGGTAAACTGTATCTGTTGGAAATCAATACCTTGCCGGGTATGACCAGTCACAGTTTGGTACCGAAATCCGCCGCGCAAACCGGCTTGGATTTTGCCGATTTATGTCTTGAAATTTTGAAAACTGCTCATGTGGGATGA
- a CDS encoding cell division protein FtsQ/DivIB, with the protein MWDDAGALGRLTRWLCVLAALLLIGTGVAWVYHSDHFPIKQVAIAGKLAHIDGKELQTIAQKHLVGNIFRADMNAAQEAFQQLPWVDSALVRRRLPDTVEIHLTERIAIAQWKKSGLVDTKGNVFQAMLEQDLPVFEGQPGTGRDMVKHYNEFTGILGARDLKVKELIYTPRSAWSVVLDNGITVRLGREHEIKRLQFFAEIWPSLLQKHRDRLSYVDMRYKDGFSVRYKQSLDEPSE; encoded by the coding sequence ATGTGGGATGATGCCGGCGCCTTGGGGCGGTTAACAAGATGGTTGTGTGTGTTGGCGGCACTGTTGCTCATCGGCACAGGCGTGGCATGGGTGTATCATTCGGATCATTTTCCCATCAAACAGGTTGCCATTGCAGGCAAGCTGGCCCATATTGATGGCAAAGAGCTGCAAACCATTGCGCAAAAACATTTAGTCGGCAATATTTTTCGCGCCGACATGAATGCTGCGCAAGAAGCTTTTCAGCAATTGCCTTGGGTGGATTCGGCTTTGGTGCGCCGCCGTCTGCCGGATACGGTTGAAATCCATCTGACCGAGCGCATTGCCATTGCACAATGGAAAAAATCAGGTTTGGTTGATACCAAAGGTAATGTGTTCCAAGCCATGCTGGAACAGGATTTGCCGGTTTTCGAAGGTCAGCCCGGCACAGGGAGAGACATGGTTAAACACTACAATGAATTTACCGGCATTCTCGGTGCGCGCGATTTGAAAGTAAAAGAGCTGATTTACACGCCGCGTTCGGCTTGGTCGGTAGTGTTGGACAACGGCATTACCGTGCGCTTAGGGCGCGAGCATGAAATCAAACGTCTGCAGTTCTTTGCCGAAATCTGGCCAAGCCTGCTGCAAAAACACCGCGACCGTTTGTCGTATGTCGATATGCGTTATAAAGACGGTTTTTCGGTGCGATACAAACAATCTTTGGATGAGCCGTCTGAATAA
- the ftsA gene encoding cell division protein FtsA: MEQGKYISALDIGTSKVIALIGEVQEDNEIHIVGLGQAPSRGLKAGMVTNIDATAQAIKQAVNEAELMADTKISHVTTGIAGNHIRSLNSQGVVKIKDGEVTQADIDRAIETAKAINIPPDHNILHTVVQEYIIDNQPGVKEPIGMSGVRLDTRVHIITGANTALQNIQKCIQRCDLQMDQIMLQPLASGQAVLTEDEKDLGVCVIDIGGGTTDIAVYTNGAIRHTAVIPVAGDLITKDLAQALRTPHSAAEYIKIHYGVAIPTMEGLDEMVEVPSVGDRLPRQISRRVLASVIGPRVEEILELTLNELRRSGFPEEVLTSGIVLTGGASMLTGIVELTEEIFNLPARIGVPQEMGGVSERIRNPRYATAIGLLQAARGEEDGSPVTGAVHVGGDSGEKLSLWARFQKFLKDNF; the protein is encoded by the coding sequence ATGGAACAAGGCAAATACATCAGTGCATTGGACATCGGCACGTCAAAAGTGATTGCACTTATTGGGGAAGTGCAAGAAGACAATGAAATCCATATCGTCGGTTTGGGCCAAGCGCCGTCGCGCGGCTTGAAGGCCGGTATGGTAACCAATATCGATGCGACTGCACAGGCCATCAAACAAGCGGTGAACGAAGCCGAATTAATGGCGGATACCAAAATTTCCCATGTCACCACGGGTATTGCCGGTAACCACATCCGCAGCCTGAATTCGCAAGGCGTAGTGAAAATCAAAGATGGCGAAGTGACACAAGCCGACATCGATCGCGCCATCGAAACAGCTAAAGCCATCAATATCCCGCCTGACCACAATATTTTGCACACCGTGGTGCAGGAATATATCATCGACAACCAGCCGGGTGTGAAAGAGCCAATCGGTATGAGCGGCGTACGTTTGGATACGCGCGTGCACATCATCACCGGTGCCAATACCGCTTTGCAAAACATCCAAAAATGCATTCAGCGTTGCGATTTGCAGATGGATCAAATCATGTTGCAACCTTTGGCCAGCGGCCAAGCCGTATTAACTGAAGATGAAAAAGATCTGGGCGTGTGTGTCATCGATATTGGCGGCGGTACCACCGACATTGCGGTATACACCAACGGCGCTATCCGCCATACTGCCGTGATTCCGGTAGCGGGCGACTTGATTACTAAAGATTTGGCACAGGCTTTGCGTACACCGCACAGTGCTGCTGAATACATTAAAATCCATTACGGTGTTGCCATTCCGACCATGGAAGGATTGGACGAAATGGTTGAAGTGCCGAGCGTGGGTGATCGTTTGCCGCGCCAAATTTCACGCCGCGTATTGGCCAGCGTGATTGGCCCGCGTGTTGAAGAAATCTTGGAATTAACCTTAAACGAATTGCGCCGCTCAGGTTTCCCTGAAGAAGTACTGACTTCCGGTATCGTATTGACCGGCGGCGCATCCATGCTGACCGGCATTGTTGAATTGACGGAAGAAATCTTCAATCTGCCGGCACGTATCGGTGTACCGCAAGAAATGGGCGGTGTATCAGAGCGCATCCGCAATCCGCGTTATGCTACGGCCATCGGCCTGTTGCAAGCCGCGCGTGGCGAAGAAGACGGCAGCCCGGTAACCGGTGCGGTACACGTTGGTGGCGATAGCGGCGAAAAGCTCAGCTTGTGGGCGCGCTTCCAAAAATTCTTAAAAGATAATTTTTAA
- the ftsZ gene encoding cell division protein FtsZ has translation MEFVYDVAESAVSPAVIKVIGLGGGGCNAINNMIENTIQGVEFISANTDAQSLGKNNAAKRIQLGTNLTRGLGAGANPEIGRAAAQEEREAIEDAISGANMLFITTGMGGGTGTGAAPVVAEIAKEMGILTVAVVTRPSNFEGNKRGHIAQNGLEQLKSQVDSLIVIPNDKLFTVLGEDATMREAFRAADDVLRNAVAGISEVVTNPGFINVDFADVKNVMGIKGMAMMGSGFAQGIDRARLATEQAISSPLLDGVTLDGARGVLVNVTTAPGCLKMSEYGEIMKVVNSNAHPDAECKFGTAEDENMSEDAIRVTIIATGLQEHSHQQAAPVRTSSRVQQSLGDREEYAPQQAQQSHNIDGLVRSGRGTRSMNLTAADFGNQSVLDDFEIPAILRRQNSSDN, from the coding sequence ATGGAATTTGTTTACGACGTAGCGGAATCAGCCGTAAGCCCTGCGGTCATTAAAGTTATCGGTTTGGGTGGCGGTGGCTGCAATGCCATCAACAACATGATTGAAAACACTATTCAAGGTGTGGAATTCATCAGCGCCAATACCGATGCCCAGTCATTGGGCAAAAACAATGCGGCCAAACGCATTCAATTGGGTACTAATCTGACCCGTGGTTTGGGTGCGGGTGCCAACCCGGAAATTGGTCGCGCTGCCGCTCAAGAAGAGCGTGAAGCGATTGAGGATGCCATCAGTGGTGCCAATATGTTGTTTATCACCACCGGTATGGGTGGCGGTACCGGTACCGGTGCGGCACCTGTTGTGGCCGAAATTGCCAAAGAGATGGGCATTCTGACTGTTGCAGTGGTGACTCGACCGAGCAATTTTGAAGGCAACAAACGCGGCCACATTGCTCAAAATGGCTTGGAACAATTGAAAAGCCAAGTGGATTCACTGATTGTGATTCCGAATGATAAATTGTTCACTGTGTTGGGTGAAGATGCCACCATGCGCGAAGCATTCCGTGCAGCTGATGATGTATTGCGTAACGCCGTTGCAGGTATTTCCGAAGTGGTGACCAATCCTGGTTTCATCAACGTTGACTTTGCCGATGTGAAAAACGTCATGGGCATTAAAGGTATGGCCATGATGGGTTCGGGCTTTGCTCAAGGCATTGACCGTGCACGTTTGGCTACCGAACAAGCGATTTCCAGCCCGTTGTTGGATGGCGTAACTTTGGATGGCGCACGCGGCGTGTTGGTTAATGTGACCACTGCACCGGGCTGCCTGAAAATGTCTGAATACGGCGAAATCATGAAAGTCGTGAATAGCAATGCGCATCCTGATGCGGAATGTAAATTTGGTACCGCCGAAGATGAAAACATGAGCGAGGATGCGATTCGCGTGACCATCATTGCCACCGGTTTGCAAGAACACAGCCATCAACAGGCTGCACCGGTACGTACTTCTTCACGCGTACAGCAAAGCTTGGGCGATCGTGAAGAATATGCACCGCAACAGGCGCAGCAATCACACAATATCGATGGTTTGGTCCGATCAGGCCGTGGCACGCGCAGTATGAACCTGACTGCTGCCGATTTCGGTAATCAATCGGTTTTAGATGATTTTGAAATTCCGGCTATTTTGCGCCGTCAAAATTCTTCTGATAATTGA
- a CDS encoding integrase core domain-containing protein produces MESFFGRLKTECIYGRRFETVVDMGKAVSDYIRYYNKDRVRLKLKGLSPIQYRTQSL; encoded by the coding sequence ATGGAAAGTTTCTTCGGACGGCTGAAAACGGAATGTATTTACGGCAGACGGTTTGAAACGGTGGTCGACATGGGGAAAGCAGTGTCGGATTATATCCGTTATTACAATAAAGACAGGGTTCGATTAAAATTAAAAGGATTGAGCCCGATACAATATCGAACTCAATCCTTGTGA
- a CDS encoding DDE-type integrase/transposase/recombinase, with amino-acid sequence MPNLLKRDFTAGKPNEIWLADITEIKAKDGNRLCISPIPDCFNSEIFSVTLSRHPNRKQVETTLRQSVEKLLENATPILHSDQGWQYQMRAYYLILQKNSILQSMVEKGKLFG; translated from the coding sequence GTGCCAAACCTGTTAAAACGGGATTTTACCGCCGGCAAACCAAACGAAATATGGCTGGCCGATATTACCGAAATCAAAGCAAAAGATGGAAACAGGCTCTGTATCTCGCCGATACCGGACTGCTTTAATTCAGAAATCTTCAGCGTAACATTGAGCCGTCACCCAAACCGGAAACAGGTTGAAACGACGCTGCGGCAATCGGTCGAAAAGTTGCTGGAAAATGCAACGCCGATACTGCATTCCGACCAAGGTTGGCAATACCAAATGCGGGCATATTATCTGATTTTACAAAAGAATAGCATTTTGCAAAGTATGGTCGAGAAAGGGAAATTGTTTGGATAA
- the murU gene encoding N-acetylmuramate alpha-1-phosphate uridylyltransferase MurU, with protein sequence MKAMILAAGRGERMRPLTDTCPKPLLKVGKEPLIGWHLRRLKQAGITEIVINYAWLGEQIEQSLGNGTQYGVSITYSPELSGGLETAGGIATALPLLGNEPFLVINGDVLIDIDFQTAFSAAQKLTQKQLLAHLWLVNNPAHNLSGDFGLLSDGLITSNPYHGQGLTFSGIGVYHPDLFQHTPAHQTAKLAPLLRSAMDKQQISGQKHNGLWLDVGTIERLEEANRLAENWA encoded by the coding sequence ATGAAAGCAATGATTCTGGCTGCCGGACGCGGCGAACGCATGCGCCCTCTGACCGATACCTGTCCTAAACCGCTGTTAAAGGTCGGCAAAGAGCCGCTTATCGGCTGGCATCTACGCCGTCTGAAACAAGCAGGAATCACGGAAATTGTTATCAATTATGCATGGTTAGGCGAACAGATCGAACAAAGTTTAGGTAACGGCACACAATACGGCGTCAGCATTACCTACTCACCGGAATTATCCGGCGGCTTAGAAACCGCGGGTGGCATTGCCACCGCTTTACCTTTATTGGGCAATGAACCGTTTTTAGTCATTAATGGTGACGTGTTAATCGATATTGATTTTCAAACAGCTTTTTCTGCGGCTCAAAAATTGACTCAAAAGCAGCTGCTGGCGCATTTATGGCTAGTCAACAATCCGGCACACAATCTAAGCGGCGACTTTGGCCTGCTTTCAGACGGCCTGATTACCTCCAACCCTTATCACGGTCAAGGCCTAACCTTCAGCGGCATAGGCGTTTATCACCCGGATTTGTTTCAACACACTCCTGCCCATCAAACTGCCAAATTGGCACCGCTTTTGCGTTCGGCAATGGATAAGCAGCAAATCAGCGGCCAAAAACATAACGGGCTCTGGCTGGATGTCGGCACTATCGAACGATTGGAAGAAGCCAACCGCTTGGCTGAAAACTGGGCGTAA
- a CDS encoding META domain-containing protein: protein MKKTALLLPLLLSACFPVVIPVANPLDKVPNIYGAWRLSDVGGYSPNDPNAIFTINNSDDGFSAVSECMKVSGRYSAGGNHALTFNQIQVDSQCAENMAERHLPHELQNVRSYSFNSRHLELLNEQGRVVLVGKRLRTEKAAGQADSGKTSYLLDARRN from the coding sequence ATGAAGAAAACTGCACTCCTCTTACCTTTGTTGTTATCAGCCTGTTTCCCAGTGGTTATTCCGGTGGCGAATCCTTTGGATAAAGTACCGAATATTTATGGTGCTTGGCGCTTGAGTGATGTCGGCGGCTATTCGCCGAATGATCCTAATGCGATTTTTACCATCAACAATAGCGACGATGGCTTCAGCGCTGTGTCGGAATGTATGAAAGTATCCGGCCGATACAGTGCGGGTGGTAACCATGCGCTGACGTTTAATCAAATTCAAGTGGATAGTCAATGCGCTGAAAATATGGCAGAACGTCATTTGCCGCATGAATTGCAAAATGTACGCAGCTACAGCTTCAATTCGCGCCATTTGGAATTGTTGAATGAACAAGGTCGCGTAGTGTTGGTGGGCAAGCGTTTGCGTACTGAAAAAGCAGCAGGTCAGGCAGATTCGGGTAAAACGTCTTATTTGTTGGATGCACGCCGCAATTAA
- the hpaC gene encoding 4-hydroxyphenylacetate 3-monooxygenase, reductase component: protein MTDSTHTLKQSFRDAMASAAAGVHVITTDGAAGRYGITMTAVTSVTDEPPTIMLCINREAAIIPILLQNRDLCINTLSNGQQDIAEHFAGMTNLSPEERFEYHIWHRGQTGQLEVEGALAHLHGQIIEQHKIGTHYIFYVRLNEIKVADTTSPALLYFRRQFKSLS from the coding sequence ATGACTGACTCGACACACACACTTAAGCAATCATTTCGTGATGCCATGGCTTCTGCAGCAGCAGGCGTGCATGTCATTACGACAGACGGTGCCGCCGGGCGTTACGGCATTACCATGACCGCCGTAACATCAGTAACGGATGAGCCGCCCACCATTATGCTGTGCATCAACCGTGAGGCCGCCATTATCCCGATTCTGCTGCAAAACCGCGATTTATGTATCAACACGCTTTCAAACGGCCAGCAGGATATTGCCGAGCATTTTGCCGGCATGACCAACCTTTCGCCGGAAGAGCGCTTTGAATACCATATTTGGCATCGTGGTCAAACCGGCCAACTTGAAGTAGAAGGTGCTTTGGCTCATCTGCACGGCCAAATTATCGAGCAGCATAAAATCGGCACGCATTATATTTTTTATGTTCGCCTCAACGAAATCAAAGTGGCCGATACCACCTCACCTGCTTTATTGTATTTCCGCAGACAATTCAAATCATTGTCATAG
- the hpaR gene encoding homoprotocatechuate degradation operon regulator HpaR: MPNQSKHASINIALIQAREALMTQFRPILNQANVTDQQWRIIRLLAENGTLDFQDLANKACILRPSLTGILTRLEKAGLAVRLKPSNDQRRVYLKLTQEGEKLYQTIGAQVDDRYDAIEAIYTKEKLDALQKLLAELSEIEQALK, from the coding sequence ATGCCTAACCAATCTAAACACGCCTCAATTAATATTGCCCTGATTCAAGCGCGAGAAGCCTTGATGACGCAATTCCGCCCGATTTTGAACCAAGCCAACGTAACCGACCAGCAATGGCGTATTATTCGTCTGTTGGCCGAAAACGGCACGTTAGATTTCCAAGATTTAGCCAATAAAGCCTGCATCTTACGCCCCAGCCTGACCGGCATTCTGACCCGCTTGGAAAAAGCCGGCTTGGCCGTGCGTCTGAAACCTTCCAATGACCAGCGCCGCGTTTATCTGAAGCTGACCCAAGAAGGCGAAAAGCTTTATCAAACCATCGGCGCACAAGTAGATGACCGCTATGACGCTATTGAAGCCATTTACACCAAAGAAAAATTGGACGCATTGCAAAAATTACTGGCCGAGCTGTCTGAAATCGAGCAGGCTTTAAAATAA
- a CDS encoding GlsB/YeaQ/YmgE family stress response membrane protein: MGWLGTILVGFIVGVLAKFLHPGNDKLGFIMTTLLGIAGAALAGVVGEALGWYQVGEGAGWVASTVFAIIILAIYTRIVKK, encoded by the coding sequence ATGGGCTGGTTAGGCACAATTTTGGTAGGCTTTATCGTTGGTGTATTGGCTAAATTTTTGCATCCGGGCAACGATAAATTAGGTTTCATCATGACTACGCTTTTGGGTATTGCCGGCGCGGCATTGGCCGGCGTGGTCGGTGAAGCTTTAGGCTGGTACCAAGTCGGCGAAGGCGCAGGCTGGGTTGCCTCCACCGTCTTCGCAATTATTATTTTGGCTATTTACACACGCATCGTGAAAAAATAA
- the rpsI gene encoding 30S ribosomal protein S9 has product MNGKYYYGTGRRKSSVARVFLTKGNGQITVNGRPVDEFFARETSRMVVRQPLVLTENAESFDIKVNVIGGGETGQSGAIRHGITRALIDFDAALKPALSAAGFVTRDAREVERKKPGLRKARRAKQFSKR; this is encoded by the coding sequence ATGAACGGTAAATACTACTACGGCACAGGCCGCCGCAAAAGTTCAGTGGCTCGTGTATTCCTGACCAAAGGTAACGGTCAAATCACTGTTAACGGCCGCCCTGTTGACGAATTTTTCGCCCGTGAAACCAGCCGCATGGTTGTTCGCCAGCCATTGGTTCTGACTGAAAATGCAGAATCATTCGACATTAAAGTTAATGTTATCGGCGGCGGTGAAACCGGCCAATCCGGCGCCATCCGTCACGGCATTACCCGCGCCCTGATCGACTTTGATGCTGCTTTGAAACCTGCCCTGTCTGCCGCCGGCTTCGTAACCCGCGATGCCCGTGAAGTGGAACGTAAAAAACCGGGTTTGCGCAAAGCACGTCGCGCAAAACAATTCTCAAAACGTTAA
- the rplM gene encoding 50S ribosomal protein L13, whose amino-acid sequence MKTFSAKPHEVKREWFVIDAQDKVLGRVAAEVAHRLRGKHKPEYTPHVDTGDYIIVINADKLRVTGAKFEDKKYYRHSGFPGGIYERSFRQMQEQFPGRALEQAVKGMLPKGPLGYAMIKKLKVYAGEEHGHAAQQPKVLELK is encoded by the coding sequence ATGAAAACCTTTTCAGCGAAACCGCATGAGGTGAAGCGCGAATGGTTCGTCATCGACGCTCAAGACAAAGTTTTGGGTCGCGTTGCTGCCGAAGTCGCACACCGTCTGCGTGGCAAACACAAACCTGAATACACCCCTCACGTTGACACTGGTGACTACATCATCGTCATCAATGCAGACAAATTGCGCGTGACCGGTGCTAAATTCGAAGACAAAAAATACTACCGTCACTCAGGCTTCCCGGGCGGTATCTATGAGCGTTCATTCCGTCAAATGCAAGAACAATTCCCAGGCCGCGCTTTGGAACAAGCCGTAAAAGGCATGCTGCCAAAAGGTCCTTTGGGTTACGCCATGATCAAAAAACTGAAAGTGTATGCCGGTGAAGAGCACGGCCATGCTGCACAACAACCTAAAGTTTTAGAATTGAAATAA